The genomic window gtattattattaaaatatttctcttttcagattctgaacgaagtgataaatgtattgatattacAATGAAGTACTTTTTTTTGCCGAattaatgcttcaatttaaaactccAGGGGTGTTTTCCGATAATAAAAAGCAATAATTTTCCAACaggtatcaaaaaaaaaaaaatgggaaaaaagttttttttgtgttattgtaactcaaaaacttatCTCAGTaattacttgaaattttcaccaaatgtttatattagcgttatctatacacggataaattaaaaatattctacctatttttttttagctatttatagacaatcaAAAAACTTTTGGATcccaaaaaaacttaaatatttaatacatgttTTCTTATAAgtcgttattataaaatcgtttatcacaatttttttttacatacgtttaaatttaaactttttatactaaatatttcaaaatcatgATAGTTTTCAAGTtacttttgtaatttataaaaaatgttgtataagtagctgagagttgaaaatattaaatattttgtaaaagatTCATgcgtaaaataacaattcagtatcaaataattttagatttttgtgattgttaaaaattactagtcgtagaaacttgaaacatatacatcaattgtttaaattagcattttctgcacaagatttaattttggggTATTTAGGTCATAAAACACAAGCTACCTTTTTCACAacctgatttaaaatataatatattttatacattatatatatatcctaggctgacaaatcatcttcgttcagaatcgtttttcgtatacaatgatacctatcattgaattcaaattgaacattcctgtatataataacagtgATCCACGCGGCACCTAATGTATAGCAGAGCGGTACACTAGACatcgtgtttttaaataactaaacgattataattactatttattgctaatttttttttcgaattgcATCgtgttactttattttttttaaatactaaataaatttatttaaatacctaaagtaggtaatacaaaaaaataatataatttatgtttggttttttttatactattatatgaagattttaatttcaaacaaacacgattttaaaaatattattcagtatgaattattcaacatattattattttttcgattattaAACATcgcaataatatgttttatttcatttttttcagaaaagaagaattatttcatatttgcgATTGAATCGGATTTCTGAAACGActgttgatattaaattacaagtgaatactaaaataaatcttgcataaaattcataatatttatttaagctaaagttaaatatttatactttttggaTTAACTAATTTGTTATCACTGTTTGTTTTTTGGCCTCTTTAAACAACCATCGTTAATCAAATAGATTAAAACATTCATGCATCAGATAATAGTTTATGAACCAAACGAATTAACAGCATTTGGATTTTTCAAtttcgatttaaaattaacgatGTCGGTAAGTATATAACTGTActattaagaatatataattatcgaaattttaaactaaatttaaacaaatattatatgcgttAAGTTTTTTATAGAGATGCCTAATAAATACTCTTGtgtgaacaatataatattataaacgtctTTTGTTCcattaaactaaaaacttgattttgttttttaaaatagcacGCGTTTTATTTACACGATTATTTCAGGAAATAAAGAAAACTGAATaataacagaaaatattaataggtatatcatttGATTACATTATGCTATTACAGATTATAGTATTACTGATCACTGCCATCTCTACTATGATACAAATGAAAGACCACCCTTGGATATTGTACTTAAAGaatggaatatttaaaattattaatagtcgCTGGAAAAATCTTGATATCAAAACACACTACAGAAACTGAGATTGGCAGTAggtatcatatataatttcgtttcttaaatacataaacattatagtatataacttAAGTATCTATTTTGCCTATTccttaaaattagtaaacattataaaaaataatttgattagttATCATAcatgtaaatgtgtaatagcataatatagataaattaatttagtcttaatgataatcaataagaaaaattataaaataatgatgtacaaaaaatatattatttttcaagataattactaattagtctattgttattattagtttagctttttcttacatttatatactatctgtatgtgtgtgtgtatttgtcTAGTTTATGTTacctattcattttatttcaaaacatattacatttaattagtaGATACCTAAGTAcctacaaaaatatgttaaaatctaagtgattaatgattatgcaTTACCTACCATTTACCCTGAAtactaaattacaataaattgttttaaattagcttTGCATTTCAAAGAATGTGTAGATGTAGTGATTATatatagttcataatatatacatatacttgttgtaataattaaatatttatttgaaaaagaaaaaactaaactacttttatttttactagaattacaaaaattatgttttgttccgctaatattcaaattgttttaagataggaattaggtattttagtatttataacataattgatAGTGCAGTTTTAATGTATTCACGGAAATGTAGTTTAgtgttagaaaataaattaaactaactataataggtacactactgattatcaaatattgcagttaaaaaaaattgcagaaCATCATTGTACCCACTAAAGAGCTATCTTTAGGTAATATAACAgacttttcaaatttaaaggcAAGGTGGatgaagtattaaaataaaaatttattatttatactttgattgatgataatttaaaataaaatttagttgcGGTACGCCGGTACTccttatgatttataaagtgattaaatactaaaaataattactagttGAGAACTAATggcaaatattaaacaatttataagtaaaacctACAAGTCAGCGTATCTGCAAAAGTGCAAACACAATTCCTTAACGCAAAGCAACGgtgttaaaaaatcatttatagaaTAGGTACGTTATATGATAAAGGTCGTGTCTGAAAATATAACACGGGAAGAAATTTCggtaaaccattatttttttttttaattatacctttCATCAAATGTATCCATCATTGGGATTCGGGTTCACTATACgctggtataaatattatgatatgcaAGGTAAagacgaaaatattttaacatctacggataaactattaatacttcaaaaaaaatcaccttttaggtatattattcacTTCAACACCTTCGACACTTACATGCCTGTAAGGCTGTAACTCTGGCGGGCTTAATCATTTCGTATCTTCTCATCAGTGCACGCGCACTAGCCATATCAACCACACCGGATTCTGCTAGCGACAACTGGGCGTTTTCttttcaatgaaatatatCAGTATTGTATTCATTTGGATTCGAgtattttaagcattttacCTAACCCATATTGGCTGTATTGCCTTATTAAAACCATggcaaaaaacaaatatagctGCGAGTAAAGTACCTAAGGTGTATGAGactaatctatattattttttcataatttattcaccAATATTCTATTACTGATCTTTAATGGTGTACTTGATCATATTCTCGATTATAACCTCGAGAGTCCTCTAACGATCAGGAGGAAGGTAATAGcgcaaatgtaatattatatctaataggtaagtgattatattttttatatatttttgtttacaaatcTACATCTCCTTAGAAGttcatattcatttataactttataagtaatgatttcttataatttttaaaataaaacaaattagacATGGCATTTTTAATGGGTAAACAAAGTGCACCGGGGATAACTAGtttactagtatattataataatatagcagtaatcgtttatattttaattcattacctagagaataaacaaaataatatttaaatatctataaaattagcaaatcaCTATTAGCAATGCAATGGGTCGGTCGAAAGATGTATTGACTAAATAAGATCTCCAAAATCTAAACCCTATAAAGCCTACCACAGTATGAGGGGCAATTACCGCTGGAGAGTCAGATTAGTAGAAATACATCTTTTTTCACAACATATTTCTTCAGTacgttttttagaaaaataatgattatttaatatattttttgtcaatttaATCGGTTTTGatcaataagtaattaaacgTCCGGTTCAATTCCAAGATGAtgacaaacatataatatatattaataaatatgataatattatttttataaacttttaacttttcatGTCATTATCGACTATCAAACTTggaaatatatgaataatttaatttaatattattaaaggtattttaaacattgataaatatatacaaaataataaattatgaacatttttgttccgttaggtattttaaaaaatcgatgGTGTCTTGTATAGCACACAGGCACACCGTTTAAGTGCCTACCCTATATCTTTGATAaggtagtttaaaaaattttaaaaaccaaataacaatataccaCCTGGTCACATTATGCTATTACACATTTTGGTATTATTGATTACTGGGATGTCTACTATGCTACAAATGAAAGACCACCCATGAATGTTGTACTTGAAGAACGCATTATTAAAAAGTCGTAATTATATTagagataattattaatacttaaatacaatagAGACACTGGGATAGGCAATAGGAACTTACCTATCATAAAAAGGTGCTTGTCTTGAATACTAAATTTCCAAGTATATAAcactatatcatatatttatatagtaggtacctatttatcttgcatattcctaaaaatatgtgagctttataaaaaataatttcataaatttaaatttcccctagcataatatagataaattcatttaagcttaattaaaacttataaaatatcgataaaatgaatctgtataataaatatacacctttaaagtattaatatatattatataatatgtgtgtttcCCTAGTttaggttatattatgttttttacttcaaaacatattacaattatttagtagaaaggtacctatacaatttagGTTTAATAcacctttattattttttctaatctaAGTGTTATCATTTCCATGGTTACTATGCTAgtagttaggtacctacatttttaaaaaaaatatttaattgttataaagatAGGAATTAGGTaactataaatcaattaacatTGCATTATCAGTATTTCCATGGaaatgtaatgatttttaagttaaaaaataagtatacccatataatattttataagcatcAATCAATAGTAGGTAGGTGGTACCTaccaaataactaatatataacacCTTTTctaagcatttttaaaacaatttaagctGCATAAGTTTGCATGAAATTCAAggatattacttaattaatgaaaaactaaataaataaaacaatatcataaacaaattttaaatttaaatataatcaaatgtaaaggtacatatttttattaaaaattaattttaatagaaataggtGTCTAAGGTACATTGTATTTtgtgaacttttttttaatacctacagtAGTGCTAAGTTTTTAAGCTCACACCTAGGTAAGCGAATCGAATATCCATATATCTATATCACATCATGTATGTACAAACAaatgaatgtttaaaaaatgttacaatggaagttttgtataattaacattaatagtattattcaaatcattaatataacattataaataggtaaaagaGGTGAGGCTAGCCTCCTCACCATATTTATAAGaactatttaatgttaaaaacaaaattacaaaaaaaaagaaacatggATCATTGATTAGGTAATATAGATATGTACATGTACGTATACCAGTCCCAGATATCTattctataatactatttatctatgaagtataaataagctacaagtaataatataaaatggtgTGATACTTAGCCTCTCCTACCGCTAATCAAGTTTTTGGAGTTATCTTTGATTCAATGATACACAGTGTcagttaagtaaattataatgagttatgtaaattgtaaataaataataaaacaaaacaaataggaattttcaatttattaaattatcacacTTTTGCTTATGTGTAAACCATTTtcaatctttttaatttaactatgtgTGCTTAATGCTTatagataaaaacaataacatgtttattacattttattcattcttgttaatataaaaactattaatctATTCTTCAGTTAGTGTTctctttgatttaaataattttgcaatGTAAATGcctttatgttaaaatatgatatgtgCATATAATAGTGAAAACCTGAGAAACATCATACTTAAAAAACCTAAAGTTCATATAAGTAATTTGAGTATTAATTCATGGAAATGTATACATCTAACGTCAACAACAaactattacataattattaataatttctacaacaatcattaaattaacaattaacctAAAATTGGGCTCATTACTGATCACATAATGtagaaatcaaaatgttttaatccGTCATGTATAAACATCATTCCTGATAAAACAAATCTTTAgtgtttttgattaattagaaggtaatacatatttttagatattatataaaaataatatttttcaggaataactttttaagcataccatttattataaatttataaacaatatactatttaatgatCAAGCCCAATGGTTTAAGTGTTTAACAGAATACAGCAGAACACAACTTTTTTAGTTTcctttataaacaattttaatataggcaATAAAGCAAACATCAAAAGTTCATAAAAGATTACACTGtcacataaacaaaatacaataataaaaacaaatatatttgttttgataacataaataatagttgttaTACTAAAAACAAGACTATGTTTTACACGCACATAAGATACAGCATTTCTTACTTGACTACTACATCTCCaaacagtaatatttatgtttactttTAGTAGACTCTGCACCCATTACATTGGAACCtttatttttgagtattacatacaatatactatcATAAAGTGCGAAAAAAATCTTACAAATCGcacaattcaaattataattattttggtttagtataatatcatactactcaaaatattgtagaaatacaatatacaatattaaaagtatatattttaagatcacCTTTGATTAACTCGCTTGTAGATGTAGAGAAACtagttctataaatattaactaagtataataataatgactttaattttaatagaattaacgccaataaataataataataatggttaaatTGTCTAACAGacagcttataaattataaactaaaaaaacaaatgcttaacaaataaattataattaaattgtaaatataagtatataaaaaaagaaaattaataggaAGGCAAATATAAGAGGGACGTGATGAGAAAATAGGCTTATGAAAGAGAAAAAATTGTtggaatacaataaatatatcatgtaataaataaatgtggcTCATGCTCTTCAATGACTTATGTGCGCAGAGATTGTTCAATAGTAAATGGAGCAAATTTTCGGTAGTAGGCGACTATGTCAACATAACTAAAATTGCGATACGTTGAGATCTTCAacctgaaaaaataaataaacggcatataaaaatattatatcacatgCGGCCAACTAATAAATTACGTTTGGCCGATCGGTTGActttatacaaaaacaattttatcaaatgtttGACGTGCAACGGACGTCATTCAatcgtacctacctattaatagATTTGCATTcaagacatttaaaattgttttgttacttcttattatattaccggATCAATCAAAGGTTATCAAAATGTCGTAttagaaaatgaataatttatatattgatataatattatcaatgtgATAAAGTTAtctaataatacctacatattaaatgATTCCTAATCGATATATTTGTTTCGTTTAATAAATTctgatattaaacatataactaTCAAGTATTGTTTTCCTTTGGAAAGGTTATTGTATGTCATATTTCTcgattattatgtatgaattttgatatctatatataatatttcacggATAAAATGTCCTTGTAAAGACATTGTGAGAATGTGAACAAACTAAACGGCAAGGCagatattgattaaaaatacttaactatGAAGcagaaatttgttttaaacactATGCAGTTTACacattatcttatttattaaatttaatattacataattttgtatacgtattattactgtatattacagcaaattatataagtatttattaaccgtctaacaaataaaattgaatggaATAGTGTATTC from Aphis gossypii isolate Hap1 chromosome 1, ASM2018417v2, whole genome shotgun sequence includes these protein-coding regions:
- the LOC114129208 gene encoding uncharacterized protein LOC114129208 isoform X2, which produces MEMLTFQANRIARGTDNFRDDNKRRIISYLRLNRISETTVDIKLQIKTFMHQIIVYEPNELTAFGFFNFDLKLTMSIIVLLITAISTMIQMKDHPWILYLKNGIFKIINSRWKNLDIKTHYRN
- the LOC114129208 gene encoding uncharacterized protein LOC114129208 isoform X3; its protein translation is MDDKKRRIISYLRLNRISETTVDIKLQIKTFMHQIIVYEPNELTAFGFFNFDLKLTMSIIVLLITAISTMIQMKDHPWILYLKNGIFKIINSRWKNLDIKTHYRN